In Fluviicola taffensis DSM 16823, the following are encoded in one genomic region:
- a CDS encoding winged helix-turn-helix domain-containing protein, translated as MGRSKQTQYTKEEKNGARIGRAIAASARVVILHEIHKYHIITNKHISERTSLSGAAVSQHIQILRESGFIESKYLGDDEGYRGYAFTKQGEIDFYNLQAIL; from the coding sequence ATGGGAAGATCTAAACAAACACAGTACACAAAAGAAGAAAAAAATGGGGCAAGAATTGGAAGAGCAATTGCAGCTTCTGCAAGAGTGGTTATCCTTCATGAAATTCATAAGTACCATATCATTACAAACAAACATATTTCTGAGCGCACATCACTTAGTGGTGCCGCTGTATCTCAACATATACAAATTCTGAGAGAAAGCGGATTTATCGAAAGCAAATATCTGGGAGATGATGAGGGGTATCGGGGTTATGCATTCACAAAACAAGGTGAAATTGATTTTTATAATCTACAAGCAATCCTATAA
- a CDS encoding ABC-F family ATP-binding cassette domain-containing protein produces the protein MISVNNLSLQFGKRILFDDVNLKFGSGNCYGVIGANGAGKSTFLKILTGEQDPTSGRIELEPGKRMAVLSQNHFEFDQYEVLQTVIMGHKRLFEIMTEKDALYAKPDFSDADGMRASELEGEFGDLEGWNAETDAATLLSNLGIDESKHYMKMEDVPSEYKVRILLAQALFGNPDVLVLDEPTNDLDLKTISWLEDFLLDFKNTVIVVSHDRHFLDTVCTHICDIDFSKINVFTGNYTFWYQSSQLAARQRADKNKKAEDKKKELQDFISRFSANASKSKQATSRRKLIDKLDLEEIQPSSRRYPGITFHQERDAGNQILTVSGLSKMHEGEYMFKDLSFTLNKGDKIAIVSKNSLAITQFFEILNGNMQADKGDFTYGTTITTAYLPNDNTSFFETKLSLIDWLRQYAQTDEEREEVSIRGFLGRMLFSGEEALKSATVLSGGEKVRCMLSRMMLAKANFLTMDEPTNHLDLESITALNNGMSAFEGTMLFTSHDHELVSTVANRIIELTPNGFIDKMMPYDDYLADAKIASLQEGLYA, from the coding sequence ATGATTTCAGTAAATAATCTTTCTCTTCAATTTGGTAAACGTATTCTATTTGACGATGTAAATCTCAAATTTGGATCGGGTAACTGCTACGGTGTTATTGGCGCTAATGGTGCTGGTAAATCTACATTTTTAAAGATTTTAACGGGCGAGCAAGATCCAACTTCAGGTCGTATTGAGCTTGAGCCAGGAAAACGAATGGCTGTTTTATCTCAGAATCACTTTGAATTCGATCAATATGAAGTATTACAAACAGTGATCATGGGGCACAAACGTTTGTTTGAAATCATGACAGAAAAAGATGCTTTGTATGCAAAACCAGATTTTTCGGATGCTGATGGTATGAGGGCTTCTGAGTTGGAAGGTGAATTTGGTGATTTAGAAGGATGGAATGCTGAGACAGATGCTGCAACACTACTTAGCAATTTGGGAATCGATGAAAGCAAGCATTATATGAAGATGGAAGATGTTCCTTCTGAATACAAGGTACGTATTTTATTGGCACAAGCACTTTTTGGAAACCCAGATGTTTTAGTACTCGATGAGCCTACGAATGACTTGGATTTAAAAACAATTTCTTGGCTAGAAGATTTCTTATTAGACTTTAAGAATACAGTAATCGTTGTATCGCATGATCGTCACTTCTTAGATACAGTTTGTACACATATTTGTGATATCGATTTCAGTAAAATCAATGTGTTTACAGGAAATTACACTTTCTGGTACCAATCATCACAGTTGGCAGCTCGTCAACGTGCGGATAAAAACAAGAAAGCCGAAGATAAAAAGAAAGAGTTACAAGATTTTATTTCTCGTTTCTCTGCAAATGCGTCGAAATCAAAACAAGCAACTAGCCGCCGTAAATTAATTGATAAGTTGGATTTAGAAGAAATTCAGCCGTCTTCTCGTCGTTATCCTGGAATTACTTTCCACCAAGAACGCGATGCAGGAAATCAAATATTAACGGTCAGTGGTTTGTCCAAGATGCACGAAGGTGAATATATGTTCAAGGACTTATCTTTCACATTGAATAAAGGCGATAAGATTGCGATCGTTTCTAAAAACTCTTTAGCGATTACACAATTTTTCGAAATATTGAATGGAAATATGCAAGCTGATAAAGGTGATTTTACTTACGGTACAACCATCACAACGGCTTACTTACCTAATGACAATACTTCTTTTTTTGAAACAAAATTATCATTGATTGATTGGTTGCGTCAGTATGCGCAAACTGATGAAGAGCGAGAAGAAGTAAGTATCCGCGGATTCTTAGGTCGTATGTTATTCTCTGGAGAAGAGGCACTGAAAAGTGCTACAGTACTTTCTGGAGGTGAAAAAGTACGTTGTATGTTGTCGCGAATGATGCTTGCAAAAGCAAATTTTTTAACAATGGATGAACCAACGAATCACTTGGATTTGGAGTCGATTACGGCTTTGAATAATGGAATGTCAGCTTTCGAAGGAACTATGTTGTTTACATCTCATGACCACGAATTGGTTTCTACTGTTGCAAACAGAATTATTGAATTGACTCCAAATGGTTTCATTGACAAAATGATGCCTTACGATGATTACTTGGCAGATGCAAAAATTGCAAGCTTGCAAGAAGGTCTTTACGCATAA
- a CDS encoding T9SS type A sorting domain-containing protein codes for MKKALPILFLIVSLGASGQTWVKTTAPDSILYRGIRTWGEDTIYAWGNSPSSPVYPNTLVSSFDGGQTWTVGPWQRFNTDQVVATPAGLFAGYYYYLGSPASGHLDYTTNGTTWQTVPGSTLANGGYYKPLGLLTNGKLLLANSTNGKLNISPDYISLGSDYGTLYQYNDGYTYYAINPTNGRIIFGQNSGTTHMQYTDDNAVSFTDISLASVVGNVYSPIVRYTKNNTFFNARMGGITVSTDNGNTWTACANIGGNLSDMQANKDGQVIFARSDNQIMSSSDNGQTWTSMNNGLPTGVGSLGIGKTTDGKFWLTLYGDQPTNGGIYVIGSGGSTAEISNSEDQVIQVYPNPTSDLLNIEFDGDLTNALFTVSSLNGQTFQLPLKGTKLDVSSLESGVYFLQVEMNNSVKRVKFLKN; via the coding sequence ATGAAAAAAGCATTACCAATTCTCTTTTTAATTGTTTCACTTGGTGCAAGTGGACAAACATGGGTGAAAACAACAGCACCAGATTCGATTCTTTATCGAGGTATTCGTACTTGGGGTGAGGATACTATTTATGCTTGGGGGAACTCTCCAAGTTCACCAGTATATCCAAATACTTTGGTTTCTTCTTTTGATGGAGGTCAAACTTGGACGGTAGGGCCTTGGCAGAGGTTTAATACTGATCAGGTCGTTGCGACTCCTGCTGGACTTTTTGCTGGGTATTATTACTATTTAGGCAGTCCTGCATCTGGACATTTGGATTATACAACGAACGGAACTACTTGGCAAACGGTTCCAGGATCAACATTAGCTAATGGTGGGTATTACAAGCCTCTTGGTTTGTTGACAAACGGGAAATTGCTACTTGCAAATTCAACCAATGGCAAGTTGAACATTTCTCCTGATTATATCTCTTTGGGGTCTGATTATGGAACACTTTATCAATACAATGATGGATATACTTATTATGCAATTAATCCAACCAATGGACGGATTATTTTTGGACAAAATAGTGGTACAACTCATATGCAATATACCGATGATAATGCAGTGAGTTTTACGGATATTTCATTGGCGAGTGTAGTTGGAAATGTTTACTCTCCAATTGTTCGATATACTAAGAATAATACGTTTTTTAATGCGCGAATGGGTGGGATAACTGTTAGTACAGATAATGGCAATACATGGACAGCTTGTGCCAATATTGGAGGAAATCTCAGCGATATGCAAGCAAATAAAGATGGTCAAGTGATTTTTGCCCGTAGTGATAATCAAATCATGTCTTCATCTGACAATGGACAGACTTGGACCTCAATGAACAATGGTCTCCCAACTGGTGTAGGTTCATTAGGTATTGGAAAAACAACCGATGGAAAGTTTTGGTTAACACTTTATGGAGACCAGCCAACAAATGGTGGAATTTATGTCATTGGATCAGGCGGATCTACCGCTGAAATCTCGAATTCTGAAGATCAAGTGATTCAAGTTTATCCAAATCCAACTTCAGATTTATTAAATATTGAATTTGATGGCGACTTAACGAATGCTCTCTTTACTGTAAGTTCTTTGAATGGACAAACTTTTCAATTGCCACTGAAAGGAACGAAATTAGATGTAAGTTCATTAGAAAGTGGAGTTTACTTTCTACAAGTAGAAATGAACAATTCAGTCAAAAGAGTGAAATTCTTGAAAAATTAA